A DNA window from Amycolatopsis sp. DSM 110486 contains the following coding sequences:
- a CDS encoding thymidine kinase has translation MTALEEAVPDDPTDALSPVPAARARGGRLKFCYGPMDCGKSTLALQIDHNHARQGRRGLVLVRHDRSGAPQISSRIGITRLATEVAAGTDVRDLVRERWADGQHVDYIIVDEAQFLSPAQVDQLAELADEAGIDVYCFGIATDFRSRLFPGAGRLFELADELQPVQVEVLCWCGLPGRFNARVRDDEILREGDTVVVADTEQPVVESSASARSDAESTTVRYQVLCRRHFRLGDLGPVTAHHGQLRLS, from the coding sequence GTGACTGCCCTCGAAGAAGCCGTGCCCGACGATCCCACCGACGCGCTGTCCCCGGTCCCTGCCGCGCGCGCCCGGGGCGGCCGCCTGAAGTTCTGCTACGGCCCGATGGACTGCGGGAAGTCGACGCTGGCCCTGCAGATCGACCACAACCACGCTCGGCAGGGCCGGCGCGGGCTGGTGCTGGTGCGCCACGACCGGTCCGGGGCGCCGCAGATCAGCAGCCGGATCGGGATCACGCGCCTCGCCACGGAGGTCGCCGCGGGCACGGACGTGCGCGACCTGGTGCGCGAGCGCTGGGCCGACGGGCAGCACGTGGACTACATCATCGTCGACGAGGCGCAGTTCCTCTCCCCCGCGCAGGTCGACCAGCTGGCGGAGCTGGCCGACGAGGCCGGCATCGACGTGTACTGCTTCGGCATCGCCACCGACTTCCGCAGCCGACTGTTCCCCGGTGCGGGCCGGCTGTTCGAACTGGCCGACGAGCTGCAGCCGGTGCAGGTCGAGGTGCTGTGCTGGTGCGGGCTGCCGGGCCGGTTCAACGCACGCGTGCGGGACGACGAAATACTCCGCGAGGGTGACACCGTTGTAGTAGCAGATACCGAACAGCCTGTAGTTGAATCTTCAGCTTCGGCACGTTCCGATGCTGAATCCACTACGGTCCGTTATCAGGTATTGTGCCGCCGACACTTCCGGTTGGGTGACTTGGGTCCCGTGACGGCCCACCACGGTCAGTTACGGTTGTCGTGA
- a CDS encoding KamA family radical SAM protein, with protein MTAIQEPVPPPAHDQPYEYARTELVEPDWRRFPGWHHVTDAEWRDAQWQRVHCVRNVKQLRALMGDLLEERFYEDLLADQREMATMSMLLPPQMLNTMAPSAGSDPAKVTEAFYADPIRRYMLPVRSDRDLAWPSHPHSERDSLHEAEMWVVEGLTHRYPTKVLAEMISTCPQYCGHCTRMDLVGNSTEQVEKHKLTLKPVDRQDAMIDYLKRTPGVRDVVVSGGDVANVPWPQLESFLMRLMDIETIRDIRLATKALAALPQHWLQPKVTEGLERVAVTAQRRGVNLAIHTHVNHAQSVTPLVAEAARTALEVGVRDVRNQGVLMRGVNATPAALLDLCFALQGEANILPYYFYMCDMIPNAEHWRVAVWEAQDLQHAIMGYLPGYATPRIVCDVPYVGKRWVHQLADYDRDRGISYWTKNYRTGIEHADPEALQRRYPYYDPISTLPESGRKWWAEQNG; from the coding sequence ATGACTGCGATCCAGGAACCTGTGCCGCCTCCCGCCCACGACCAGCCGTACGAGTACGCGCGCACCGAGCTGGTGGAACCGGACTGGCGCCGCTTCCCCGGCTGGCACCACGTGACCGACGCCGAGTGGCGCGACGCGCAGTGGCAGCGGGTGCACTGCGTCCGCAACGTCAAACAGCTGCGCGCGCTGATGGGTGATCTGCTGGAGGAGCGGTTCTACGAGGACCTGCTCGCGGACCAGCGGGAAATGGCCACGATGTCGATGCTGCTGCCCCCGCAGATGCTCAACACGATGGCCCCGTCCGCCGGCAGCGACCCGGCGAAGGTCACCGAGGCGTTCTACGCCGACCCGATCCGCCGCTACATGCTGCCCGTGCGCAGCGACCGCGACCTCGCGTGGCCCAGCCACCCGCACTCGGAGCGCGACTCGCTGCACGAGGCCGAGATGTGGGTCGTCGAGGGTCTCACGCACCGGTACCCGACCAAGGTGCTCGCGGAGATGATCTCGACGTGCCCCCAGTACTGCGGGCACTGCACGCGCATGGACCTCGTCGGGAACTCGACGGAGCAGGTCGAGAAGCACAAGCTCACGCTCAAGCCAGTCGACCGCCAGGACGCGATGATCGACTACCTCAAGCGCACCCCGGGCGTGCGCGACGTCGTGGTGTCCGGCGGCGATGTCGCCAACGTGCCGTGGCCGCAGCTCGAGTCGTTCCTCATGCGCCTCATGGACATCGAGACCATCCGCGACATCCGCCTCGCCACCAAGGCGCTGGCCGCGCTGCCGCAGCACTGGCTGCAGCCGAAGGTGACCGAGGGCCTCGAGCGCGTCGCCGTCACAGCCCAGCGGCGCGGCGTGAACCTCGCCATCCACACGCATGTCAACCACGCGCAGTCCGTCACGCCCCTGGTCGCCGAAGCCGCGCGCACCGCGCTCGAGGTGGGTGTGCGCGACGTGCGCAACCAGGGCGTGCTGATGCGCGGCGTCAACGCCACCCCCGCCGCACTGCTGGACCTGTGCTTCGCGTTGCAGGGCGAGGCGAACATCCTGCCGTACTACTTCTACATGTGCGACATGATCCCCAACGCCGAACACTGGCGCGTCGCCGTGTGGGAAGCCCAGGACCTGCAGCACGCCATCATGGGCTACCTCCCGGGCTACGCCACCCCCCGCATCGTCTGCGACGTCCCCTACGTCGGCAAGCGCTGGGTCCATCAGCTCGCCGACTACGACCGCGACCGCGGCATCTCCTACTGGACGAAGAACTACCGCACCGGCATCGAGCACGCGGACCCGGAGGCCTTGCAGCGGCGGTACCCGTACTACGACCCGATTTCGACGCTGCCGGAGAGCGGGCGGAAGTGGTGGGCCGAGCAGAACGGCTGA
- a CDS encoding transglycosylase family protein: MTNRVRTAHRGAVRILLLAAAVLGLQLAVAGAASADPASSAWAKLRMCESSSRYTINTGNGYYGAYQFDLPTWRSVGGQGRPDQASPREQDYRALYLYRMRGWQPWQCGGMLKLVGDADARSKRIPSYDESAYMGGTGLPAPPTLKPQPAPPAPPGGMPAWPGVVYAYGDCAPALKTFQLRMNAFGYGFTGTGCYYDKTKTAVLDLQRANGIKDSGRLGPLTWKAAWQGKRPR; this comes from the coding sequence ATGACCAACCGCGTTCGCACTGCTCACCGCGGCGCCGTGAGGATCCTGCTCCTCGCGGCCGCCGTCCTGGGGCTGCAGCTCGCCGTCGCCGGCGCCGCGTCCGCGGACCCCGCTTCGAGCGCCTGGGCCAAGCTGCGGATGTGCGAGTCCAGTAGCCGCTACACGATCAACACCGGCAACGGCTACTACGGCGCCTACCAGTTCGACCTGCCCACCTGGCGCAGCGTCGGCGGCCAGGGTCGCCCCGACCAGGCCAGCCCCCGCGAACAGGACTACCGCGCGCTCTACCTCTACCGCATGCGTGGCTGGCAGCCCTGGCAGTGCGGCGGGATGCTCAAACTCGTCGGCGACGCCGACGCGCGCAGCAAGCGCATCCCGTCCTACGACGAATCCGCCTACATGGGCGGCACCGGCCTGCCCGCCCCGCCGACCCTGAAGCCCCAGCCCGCACCACCCGCGCCGCCCGGCGGCATGCCCGCCTGGCCCGGAGTCGTCTATGCCTACGGCGACTGCGCACCCGCGCTCAAAACGTTCCAGCTGCGCATGAACGCCTTCGGCTACGGCTTCACCGGCACCGGCTGCTACTACGACAAGACCAAAACCGCCGTGCTCGACCTGCAGCGCGCCAACGGCATCAAAGACTCCGGCCGCCTCGGCCCGCTCACGTGGAAGGCCGCCTGGCAGGGCAAACGCCCCAGGTAG
- a CDS encoding amidohydrolase produces MTNDSTTLLLGGRIYTPSSPDATALAVSGGTVVWVGQDAPARALHPDATVVDLDGAFVAPAFVDAHVHATATGLHLTGLDLTRVRGAGELLAAVRAAVAAAPGQVLLAHGWDESAWTDPRLPGRAELDDAAGTTPVYLSRVDVHSALVSTALIDLAPEARVGEGFSADGPLTRDAHHKVRAAARAAISPQQRTAAQRAFLAEAAARGIVGVHECGGPDIAAQDDFAGLLALAAEPGLPEVVGYWGELGGLDTARALGAHGVAGDLFVDGALGSRTAALSSPYADEPGTSGALYADAAGIGEHLASCTEAGLQAGFHVIGDAAVAEVVEGFRLAEKEVGQRALAARHHRLEHLEMVTADQARVLAGWGVVASVQPLFDDAWGGDAGMYAERLGADRAAGLNPFATLAAEGVVLAFGSDSPVTALDPWAAVRAAVHHHTPAARLSARAAFTAHTRAGHRAAGVNDGVTGSLVPGAPAHYAIWDATDLVVATADTRVQRWSTDPRSGVPPLPRLDPGAPLPKCLRTVRAGTVIYDQFTSAS; encoded by the coding sequence GTGACGAACGACAGCACGACGCTCCTGCTCGGCGGCAGGATCTACACCCCGTCTTCCCCCGACGCGACGGCGCTGGCCGTGTCCGGCGGCACCGTGGTCTGGGTCGGCCAGGACGCCCCCGCCCGCGCGCTGCACCCGGACGCGACGGTGGTCGATCTCGACGGCGCGTTCGTCGCCCCGGCGTTCGTCGACGCCCACGTGCACGCCACCGCCACCGGCCTGCACCTGACCGGCCTCGACCTCACGCGCGTGCGTGGCGCCGGCGAGCTGCTGGCCGCGGTCCGTGCCGCCGTCGCCGCCGCGCCGGGTCAGGTGCTGCTCGCGCACGGCTGGGACGAGTCGGCCTGGACCGACCCGCGCCTGCCCGGCCGCGCCGAGCTCGACGACGCCGCCGGCACCACGCCCGTCTACCTCAGCCGCGTCGACGTGCACTCCGCGCTCGTGTCCACCGCGCTGATCGACCTCGCGCCCGAGGCCCGCGTCGGCGAAGGCTTCTCCGCCGACGGACCGCTCACCCGCGACGCCCACCACAAGGTCCGCGCGGCCGCGCGCGCCGCGATCAGCCCGCAGCAGCGCACCGCGGCGCAGCGCGCGTTCCTCGCCGAGGCCGCCGCGCGCGGGATCGTCGGCGTGCACGAGTGCGGCGGCCCGGACATCGCCGCCCAGGACGACTTCGCCGGCCTGCTCGCCCTCGCCGCCGAACCCGGCCTGCCCGAGGTCGTCGGCTACTGGGGTGAGCTCGGCGGTCTCGACACCGCCCGCGCCCTCGGTGCCCACGGCGTGGCGGGCGACCTGTTCGTCGACGGCGCGCTCGGCTCCCGCACCGCCGCGCTGAGCAGCCCGTACGCCGATGAGCCGGGCACATCCGGTGCCCTCTACGCCGACGCAGCCGGCATCGGCGAGCACCTAGCCTCGTGCACCGAGGCCGGGCTGCAGGCCGGGTTCCACGTGATCGGCGACGCGGCCGTCGCGGAGGTCGTCGAAGGCTTCCGGCTGGCCGAGAAGGAGGTGGGCCAGCGCGCGCTCGCCGCCCGCCACCACCGGCTCGAGCACCTGGAGATGGTCACCGCCGACCAGGCCCGCGTCCTCGCCGGCTGGGGTGTCGTCGCCTCGGTGCAGCCGCTGTTCGACGACGCGTGGGGCGGCGACGCCGGCATGTACGCCGAGCGCCTCGGCGCCGACCGCGCCGCCGGGCTCAACCCGTTCGCCACGCTCGCCGCGGAGGGCGTGGTGCTCGCCTTCGGCTCCGACTCCCCGGTGACGGCGCTCGACCCGTGGGCCGCCGTCCGCGCGGCCGTGCACCACCACACCCCAGCCGCCCGGCTCTCCGCGCGCGCCGCCTTCACCGCCCACACCCGCGCGGGCCACCGCGCCGCCGGCGTCAACGACGGCGTGACCGGCAGCCTCGTGCCCGGCGCACCGGCGCACTACGCGATCTGGGACGCGACCGACCTCGTCGTCGCCACGGCCGACACCCGCGTGCAGCGCTGGTCCACCGATCCGCGCTCCGGCGTGCCGCCGCTGCCGCGCCTCGACCCGGGTGCGCCGCTGCCGAAATGCCTGCGGACGGTGCGCGCAGGCACGGTCATCTACGACCAGTTCACCTCCGCCTCCTAG
- a CDS encoding RNA polymerase-binding protein RbpA, with protein sequence MADRVLRGSRLGAVSYETDRNHDLAPRRTVRYACPKNHEFEVPFSDDAEIPTVWECRLHGSESEIVDGGQPEQKKTKPPRTHWDMLLERRSIPELEDLLNERLAELKGRRTSRSA encoded by the coding sequence ATGGCCGACCGTGTTCTCCGTGGAAGCCGGCTGGGAGCGGTCAGCTACGAGACCGACCGCAATCACGACCTCGCCCCGCGCCGCACCGTGCGCTACGCGTGCCCCAAGAACCACGAGTTCGAGGTGCCGTTCTCCGACGACGCCGAGATCCCGACCGTCTGGGAATGCCGCCTGCACGGCAGCGAGAGCGAGATCGTCGATGGCGGGCAGCCCGAGCAGAAGAAGACCAAGCCTCCCAGGACCCACTGGGACATGCTTCTGGAGCGCCGCTCCATTCCCGAGCTCGAGGACCTGCTGAACGAACGTCTCGCCGAGCTCAAGGGACGCCGGACCAGCCGGTCCGCGTGA
- a CDS encoding FAD-binding oxidoreductase produces the protein MHQIVASPVTGLIQAEDITDLVAVTEGEVLLPGEPGYATECAAFNFNNPLEPALVVAAASSADVQNAVRFARRRSLPVAIKATAHQVVAQVRDAVLITTSRMTGVTVDPRRRTARVEAGARWQQVLDAAAEHGLAPLAGSAPGVGVVGYTLGGGLSPVIGRTRGYAADHVRLIEVVTADGAHRTVTAETERDLFWALRGGKGNFGVVTALEFDLFPVTRFYGGGLYYAGEDLAVVLHAWRQWVPLLPEEATTSVMVQRLPPAPELPDVLRGAFVVHLRFAHLGSPEAAERLLAPLRDVAPVLLDLVEDKPFSSIGEIHLDPADPLPYYDRTTSLREITAETIDALVELTGPDSDCPLLGVELRALGGALDREPAVPNAVPVRGVPFLVFALGVGGPERAEELRAALDTVVGALEPWTAERQSPNFLSADEGSSAAAVRAIYGPERYDRLAAVKHVYDPGNLFRVNHNIRPAA, from the coding sequence ATGCACCAGATCGTCGCGAGCCCGGTGACCGGGCTCATCCAGGCCGAAGACATCACCGACCTCGTCGCTGTGACCGAAGGCGAGGTGCTGCTGCCGGGCGAGCCCGGATATGCCACCGAGTGTGCCGCCTTCAACTTCAACAACCCGCTCGAACCCGCGCTCGTCGTCGCCGCGGCCTCGTCCGCCGACGTGCAGAACGCCGTCCGGTTCGCGCGGCGCCGATCACTGCCCGTAGCGATCAAGGCCACGGCTCACCAGGTCGTGGCCCAGGTGCGCGACGCGGTGCTGATCACCACGAGCCGCATGACCGGCGTGACCGTGGACCCGCGGCGGCGCACCGCGCGGGTCGAGGCCGGCGCCCGCTGGCAGCAGGTCCTCGACGCGGCGGCCGAGCACGGGCTGGCGCCGCTGGCCGGGTCCGCGCCGGGCGTCGGCGTCGTCGGCTACACGCTCGGCGGCGGCCTCAGCCCCGTGATCGGGCGGACCCGCGGCTACGCCGCCGACCACGTGCGGCTCATCGAGGTCGTGACCGCCGACGGCGCGCACCGGACCGTGACGGCCGAGACCGAGCGCGACCTGTTCTGGGCGCTGCGCGGCGGCAAGGGCAACTTCGGCGTGGTCACCGCGCTCGAGTTCGACCTGTTCCCCGTCACCCGCTTCTACGGCGGCGGCCTCTACTACGCGGGCGAGGACCTGGCCGTGGTGCTGCACGCGTGGCGCCAGTGGGTGCCGCTGCTGCCGGAGGAGGCCACGACCTCGGTGATGGTGCAACGGCTGCCGCCGGCACCCGAGCTGCCCGATGTGCTGCGCGGCGCGTTCGTGGTGCACCTGCGCTTCGCCCACCTCGGCTCGCCCGAGGCCGCCGAACGGCTCCTCGCGCCACTGCGCGACGTCGCCCCGGTGCTCCTGGACCTGGTGGAAGACAAGCCGTTCAGCTCGATCGGCGAGATCCACCTCGACCCGGCCGACCCGCTCCCGTACTACGACCGCACCACCAGCCTGCGCGAGATCACCGCCGAGACGATCGACGCGCTCGTCGAACTCACCGGGCCGGACTCGGACTGCCCGCTGCTGGGCGTGGAGCTGCGCGCCCTCGGCGGCGCGCTCGACCGCGAGCCCGCGGTGCCGAACGCGGTCCCTGTGCGCGGCGTGCCGTTCCTGGTGTTCGCCCTCGGCGTCGGCGGTCCCGAGCGCGCCGAGGAGCTGCGCGCTGCCCTCGACACCGTTGTCGGCGCGCTGGAGCCGTGGACGGCCGAGCGGCAGTCGCCGAACTTCCTCTCGGCCGACGAGGGCTCGTCGGCCGCCGCGGTGCGCGCGATCTACGGGCCGGAGCGCTACGACCGGCTCGCCGCGGTGAAGCACGTCTACGACCCGGGCAACCTCTTCCGCGTGAACCACAACATCCGTCCGGCAGCTTGA
- the lnt gene encoding apolipoprotein N-acyltransferase — protein sequence MAVTVVDPEPGAPHETTSKRRKRPRFTRAWLVRLVAAGAAGYLYYLSFAPRPLWWLAPIAFAGFALVLRGRSLRGAFGYGFVYGVVFFLALLVWLQDFLGREFGPWPWLGLSCALSLYFGLAGVLIRVVSRLPLAPLWGALVFVALETPRAWFPLGGFPWGRVAFSQPEGAYLSLASVGGAPLVGLAVVLSGFGLAALAARWWEQRKLRDRRLIAPLVLTFLPVVAGLAVWPTVGTDAQDGSLTVAAVQGNAPDIGIALEGQRDVLRQNHLEESAKLLAQIQAGKVPKPDLLVWPETATAVDGDDPAVDQMVNSYGVPAIIGALYRLPDGTAQNSAIVWDPKTGQGQRYAKQQLVPFGEYVPARDIARLVTPFVDDTADMRTGDGSNAALSVAGTKVGVFICYETAFDYPAREATDDGGELLVVPTNNAWYGPGEMSYQQLAMSRLRAVEHGRAVVVSATSGVSALVAPDGTITSSTGLFTADALVGRMPLRTQTTLSDRLGAWTEYGLLALAIAGIAGGFVLRFRTRRTRAGTTAGDAAG from the coding sequence GTGGCAGTGACTGTCGTGGACCCCGAACCGGGCGCTCCGCACGAAACGACCTCCAAGCGGCGGAAACGACCGCGGTTCACGCGTGCGTGGCTGGTGCGGCTCGTCGCCGCCGGCGCCGCGGGCTACCTGTACTACCTCAGCTTCGCGCCGAGACCGCTGTGGTGGCTCGCGCCGATCGCGTTCGCCGGGTTCGCGCTCGTCCTTCGTGGACGGTCGCTGCGCGGCGCGTTCGGCTACGGCTTCGTCTACGGCGTCGTGTTCTTCCTGGCGTTGCTGGTGTGGCTGCAGGACTTCCTCGGCCGGGAGTTCGGGCCGTGGCCGTGGCTGGGGCTGTCGTGCGCGCTGTCGCTCTACTTCGGACTCGCCGGGGTGCTGATCCGGGTCGTGTCCCGGTTGCCGCTGGCGCCGCTGTGGGGGGCGCTGGTGTTCGTCGCGCTGGAGACGCCACGGGCGTGGTTCCCGCTCGGCGGCTTCCCGTGGGGCCGCGTCGCGTTCAGCCAGCCCGAAGGCGCGTACCTGTCGCTGGCGTCCGTCGGCGGCGCGCCGCTCGTCGGACTCGCCGTGGTACTCAGCGGCTTCGGCCTCGCCGCGCTGGCCGCGCGGTGGTGGGAACAGCGCAAGCTGCGCGACCGCCGGCTCATCGCGCCCCTGGTGCTCACGTTCCTGCCGGTCGTCGCCGGGCTGGCCGTGTGGCCGACAGTCGGCACCGACGCACAGGACGGCTCGCTCACCGTCGCCGCTGTGCAGGGCAACGCGCCCGACATCGGCATCGCGCTCGAAGGCCAGCGCGACGTACTGCGCCAGAACCACCTCGAGGAGAGCGCGAAGCTCCTCGCGCAGATCCAGGCGGGCAAGGTGCCCAAACCCGATCTGCTCGTGTGGCCCGAGACCGCCACCGCGGTCGACGGCGACGACCCGGCGGTGGACCAGATGGTGAACTCCTACGGCGTGCCCGCCATCATCGGCGCGCTCTACCGCCTGCCCGACGGGACCGCCCAGAACTCCGCGATCGTGTGGGACCCGAAGACCGGGCAGGGCCAGCGCTACGCCAAGCAGCAGCTGGTGCCCTTCGGGGAGTACGTGCCCGCCCGCGACATCGCGCGGCTGGTCACCCCGTTCGTCGACGACACCGCCGACATGCGCACGGGCGACGGCAGCAACGCGGCCCTGTCGGTCGCGGGCACCAAGGTCGGTGTGTTCATCTGCTACGAGACCGCGTTCGACTACCCCGCCCGCGAAGCGACCGACGACGGTGGCGAGCTGCTCGTCGTGCCGACCAACAATGCGTGGTACGGACCGGGGGAGATGAGCTACCAGCAGCTGGCGATGTCGCGGCTGCGCGCGGTCGAACACGGGCGCGCCGTGGTGGTCTCGGCGACGTCCGGAGTGAGCGCCCTGGTGGCCCCGGACGGGACGATCACCAGCTCAACCGGCCTTTTCACGGCAGACGCCCTGGTCGGCCGCATGCCGCTGCGGACGCAGACTACGCTGTCGGATCGACTCGGTGCGTGGACGGAGTACGGACTGCTGGCACTGGCGATCGCCGGTATCGCCGGCGGGTTCGTACTCCGTTTTCGCACCCGGCGCACTCGCGCCGGCACGACAGCAGGGGACGCGGCGGGCTGA
- a CDS encoding MFS transporter, translating into MTLAETRDKKRERWGWYFYDWANSPFYSSVTTVFGALYMSTVAAADAKQNITLNGDKACLDASGVDDKLHNCDVSLFGLHFPAGSTWGYLLSVATVVQVLVLPIAGAVADRSRNKRRILGWFAWLGAAASALMFFMAGSDWQLGAALFIVANIGYGGSLVVYYSFLVDIAGPDERDSVSAKGWAFGYLGGGLALALQLAFYLSRDALGVDTGTAVRICFLTSGLWWAVFTIPVVRALPHVHTPVAVERGVSVLRAGFRELRRTAVEAKAFPLTLAFLGSYLLFADGISTVVAVSAQYGKDELRFSDEVLIITVLVIQFLAYVGGVLHGLVARRLGAKRTILGSLVLWVVVLVGAYFIQPEQPLQFYAVAVGIGLVLGGTNALSRSLFSQMIPAGKDAQYYSLYVVGEKGTSWLGPLVFAGVGQATGSFRLAIVALVVFFVLGFVFVALVPVRRAIVAAGNRPPAVL; encoded by the coding sequence ATGACGCTGGCCGAGACCCGTGACAAGAAGCGGGAACGGTGGGGCTGGTACTTCTACGACTGGGCCAATTCGCCGTTCTATTCGTCGGTGACGACGGTGTTCGGCGCGCTGTATATGAGCACTGTCGCGGCGGCGGACGCGAAGCAGAACATCACCCTTAACGGGGACAAGGCGTGCCTCGACGCGTCCGGTGTGGACGACAAGCTCCACAACTGCGACGTGTCGTTGTTCGGGCTGCATTTTCCTGCCGGTTCGACGTGGGGTTACCTGCTGTCGGTGGCGACGGTGGTGCAGGTGCTGGTGCTGCCGATCGCGGGCGCGGTGGCCGACCGCAGCCGGAACAAGCGGCGCATCCTGGGCTGGTTCGCGTGGCTCGGCGCGGCGGCGTCGGCGCTGATGTTCTTCATGGCCGGCTCCGACTGGCAGCTGGGCGCGGCGCTGTTCATCGTCGCGAACATCGGCTACGGCGGTTCGCTGGTCGTCTACTACTCGTTCCTGGTCGACATCGCCGGGCCAGACGAGCGTGACTCCGTGTCCGCGAAGGGCTGGGCGTTCGGTTACCTGGGCGGCGGGCTCGCGCTCGCGTTGCAGCTGGCGTTCTACCTCAGCCGCGACGCGCTGGGCGTGGACACGGGCACGGCGGTGCGGATCTGCTTCCTGACCTCCGGCCTGTGGTGGGCGGTGTTCACCATTCCGGTGGTGCGCGCGCTCCCCCACGTCCACACACCGGTGGCGGTCGAGCGTGGCGTGTCGGTGCTGCGGGCCGGGTTCCGGGAGCTGCGGCGGACGGCAGTGGAGGCGAAGGCGTTCCCGCTGACGCTGGCGTTCCTGGGCAGCTACCTGCTCTTCGCCGACGGGATCTCCACGGTGGTGGCGGTGTCGGCACAGTACGGGAAGGACGAGCTGCGCTTCTCCGACGAGGTGCTGATCATCACGGTGCTGGTGATCCAGTTCCTCGCCTACGTGGGCGGGGTGCTGCACGGGCTGGTCGCGCGCCGGCTGGGCGCGAAGCGGACGATCCTGGGCAGCCTGGTGCTGTGGGTGGTGGTGCTGGTGGGCGCGTACTTCATCCAGCCGGAGCAGCCACTCCAGTTCTACGCGGTGGCGGTGGGAATCGGGCTGGTGCTGGGCGGCACGAACGCGTTGTCGCGGTCGCTGTTCAGCCAGATGATCCCGGCCGGCAAGGACGCGCAGTACTACTCGCTCTACGTCGTGGGTGAGAAGGGCACGTCGTGGCTGGGTCCGCTGGTGTTCGCGGGCGTCGGGCAGGCGACGGGGTCGTTCCGGTTGGCGATCGTCGCGCTGGTGGTCTTCTTCGTCCTCGGGTTCGTGTTCGTGGCGCTGGTGCCGGTGCGGCGCGCGATCGTGGCGGCCGGGAACCGTCCGCCCGCCGTGCTGTGA
- a CDS encoding polyprenol monophosphomannose synthase: MAQAPRGAEGIEPVLVVIPTYNERENLGPVLDRLHKALPDVHVLVVDDGSPDGTGELADERAAADERVHVLHRTEKAGLGKAYIAGFRWGLAQGYATFVEMDADGSHAPEDLPRILDAVTDTDLSIGSRYVPGGSTVNWPLSRQLLSRGANIYSRIALGLKVSDMTAGFRAYRRPVLEKLELDEIASHGYCFQIDLTRRTADAGFDIVEVPITFTDREIGQSKMSGDIMREAFFRVAEWGVKRRLEQVKRLLGRH; encoded by the coding sequence ATGGCGCAGGCGCCGCGGGGGGCCGAAGGAATCGAGCCGGTGCTGGTGGTGATCCCGACCTACAACGAGCGGGAGAACCTGGGCCCGGTTCTGGACCGGCTCCACAAGGCACTCCCGGACGTCCACGTGCTCGTCGTCGACGACGGCAGCCCGGACGGCACCGGTGAGCTCGCCGACGAGCGGGCCGCCGCCGACGAGCGCGTCCACGTGCTCCACCGCACGGAGAAGGCGGGGCTGGGCAAGGCCTACATCGCCGGGTTCCGCTGGGGCCTGGCGCAGGGCTACGCCACGTTCGTCGAGATGGACGCCGACGGCTCGCACGCCCCGGAGGACCTGCCGCGGATCCTGGACGCGGTCACGGACACCGACCTGTCCATCGGCTCGCGCTACGTGCCCGGCGGCAGCACGGTCAACTGGCCGCTGAGCCGGCAGCTGCTCTCGCGCGGCGCGAACATCTACTCGCGCATCGCCCTGGGCCTCAAGGTCTCCGACATGACGGCCGGCTTCCGCGCCTACCGCCGGCCGGTGCTGGAGAAGCTCGAGCTCGACGAGATCGCCTCCCACGGCTACTGCTTCCAGATCGACCTCACCCGCCGCACCGCCGACGCGGGCTTCGACATCGTCGAGGTCCCCATCACCTTCACCGACCGCGAGATCGGCCAGTCGAAGATGAGCGGCGACATCATGCGCGAGGCCTTCTTCCGCGTCGCGGAATGGGGCGTGAAGCGGCGCCTGGAGCAGGTCAAGCGCCTGCTCGGCCGGCACTGA